In Zymoseptoria tritici IPO323 chromosome 7, whole genome shotgun sequence, a single genomic region encodes these proteins:
- a CDS encoding DNAJ domain-containing protein (hypothetical protein, contains DnaJ molecular chaperone domain; J-domains are associated with hsp70 heat-shock system. Similar to GENE ID: 3508811 AFUA_6G06610 | endoplasmic reticulum DnaJ domain protein Erj5, putative [Aspergillus fumigatus Af293]; although independent kNN analysis localize it to mithocondria(k:13 of 27). ...), protein MRHLTRAALLLFTTLTVLVAGWSKEDHEIFRLRDEVQKSEGPNATFYSFLAIPPSANNDDINRAYRKLSRTLHPDKARSAYIASYNAPPPIAKSSTDGKASKPIVSKNKKPSESELKKFHQKATARFERLSLVTNVLRGPERSRYDHFLRNGFPAWRGTGYYYERFRPGLGTVLIGLFIFGGGAVHYAALWVGWKRQREFVERYISHARRMAWGQDGSLSSIPGLGGDTNGSASPAAGSGDESMQWNRRQKREMEKQKKKEGKPGFKSPKAVEKAKTDGISSPVEAPASPVDGPVGAKKRTVAENGKVLIVDSVGNVFLEEETEEGERKNFLLDPEEVPAPTIYDTVLVRLPVFLYNVSLGRVLGRQTSGYVLHEVLEDEEEEEEPQDVQTLRKAATRTGHENQDARRRNKAR, encoded by the exons ATGCGACACCTCACTCGGGCAGCATTGCTGCTCTTCACCACCTTGACCGTCTTGGTCGCTGGCTGGTCGAAAGAG GACCacgaaatcttccgcctccGCGATGAGGTACAAAAATCCGAAGGCCCCAATGCCACTTTCTactccttcctcgccatcccaCCATCCGccaacaacgacgacatcaACCGAGCCTACCGCAAACTCTCCCGCACCCTGCACCCCGACAAAGCCCGGAGCGCCTACATCGCGTCCTACAATGCTCCTCCGCCCATCGCCAAGTCCAGCACGGACGGCAAAGCCTCGAAACCGATCGTCAGCAAGAACAAGAAACCATCCGAGTCGGAATTGAAGAAGTTCCACCAAAAGGCTACAGCTCGATTTGAAAGATTGTCGCTTGTGACGAATGTCCTGCGTGGGCCAGAGAGGTCGAGATATGATCACTTTTTGAGGAATGGCTTCCCTGCGTGGAGAGGGACGGGATACTACTACGAGCGTTTCCGCCCTGGTTTGGGAACAGTTCTCATCGGTCTGTTCATCTTCGGTGGTGGAGCTGTTCACTACGCCGCTCTGTGGGTTGGATGGAAACGGCAGCGGGAGTTTGTGGAGCGCTACATTTCTCACGCACGGAGAATGGCCTGGGGTCAGGACGGCTCTCTGAGCTCGATTCCTGGGTTGGGAGGAGACACGAATGGCTCTGCGTCACCTGCCGCCGGCAGTGGAGACGAGAGCATGCAGTGGAACCGCAGACAAAAGCGCGAAatggagaagcagaagaagaaggagggtaAGCCGGGTTTCAAGAGTCCcaaggcggtggagaaggcgaagacggaTGGTATTTCCTCTCCTGTCGAGGCACCTGCCAGCCCTGTCGATGGACCTGTGGGTGCGAAGAAGCGGACTGTGGCGGAGAATGGAAAGGTGTTGATCGTGGACTCCGTCGGCAATGTGTTCCTGGAAGAGGAAACCGAGGAGGGTGAGAGGAagaacttcctcctcgac CCGGAAGAAGTCCCCGCGCCAACGATCTACGAtaccgtcctcgtccgcctTCCCGTGTTCCTGTACAACGTGTCTCTGGGCCGTGTATTGGGTCGCCAAACAAGCGGCTATGTTCTACATGAGGTgctcgaggacgaggaagaggaggaagagccgCAGGACGTGCAGACCTTGAGGAAAGCGGCGACACGCACAGGGCATGAGAATCAGGATGCGAGAAGGCGGAATAAGGCCAGGTAG